The segment CGACCCCGCGCGGACTTCGTCTGCGCCGCTGAAATTGCCCGATCACCTGCAAGAACACCAGAGAGGACACCGACTCCGATGCCCGAGGGCGATACCGTCTGGCGCGCCGCCAACACCCTGCGCGCCGCACTCGAGGGCCGGCGGCTCACCACCTGCGACATTCGCGTACCCCGTTACGCCACAGTCGACTTCACCGGCGAGACCGTCGATTCCGTCGCCTCACGCGGGAAGCATCTGCTGATTCGAGTGGGCGGTTACTCCATCCATTCGCATCTGAAGATGGAGGGCACCTGGCACGTCTACGCACCCGGCGCTCGGTGGCGTCGCCCTGCGTTCCAAGCGCGGATCATCTTGAACACCGCCGACGCACAGGCCATCGGTTTCGAGCTCGGAGTGCTCGAGATCCTCGAGGACGAGGACGAAGCCGTCGGATATCTCGGACCGGACCTGCTCGGTCCCGACTGGGATCCCGCCATCGTGCTGTCCAGGCTCGCATCGGATCCGGCCCGGCCGAT is part of the Rhodococcus sp. SBT000017 genome and harbors:
- a CDS encoding DNA-formamidopyrimidine glycosylase family protein; translated protein: MPEGDTVWRAANTLRAALEGRRLTTCDIRVPRYATVDFTGETVDSVASRGKHLLIRVGGYSIHSHLKMEGTWHVYAPGARWRRPAFQARIILNTADAQAIGFELGVLEILEDEDEAVGYLGPDLLGPDWDPAIVLSRLASDPARPIGLALLDQRNIAGLGNVYRNEICFLRGVDPRTPVGDAGDLKKTIDLSYRLIMANKDRNQRVTTGDRRPGRHFWVYGRENKPCRRCGTTIEFGLIGDNPLEERQIYYCPHCQN